From Camelina sativa cultivar DH55 chromosome 20, Cs, whole genome shotgun sequence, the proteins below share one genomic window:
- the LOC104770526 gene encoding probable receptor-like protein kinase At1g49730, with translation MAMDDDRLRFSRRIQFLLLAWLRRSRSGRIEFIRRFGYKDIVKATEGFRKVIYSNYHGSAYRAKFKGGEVALVKELNALDLGRERFDEEVQLLGRLRHRHLLTLRGFCIGRKRLLVFDNIENGSLKDHLNDPLKTPLNWKTRIQIAIGVAAALEYLLIFSSNDAQIYDVSVNSCNIMLDENFTPKISDIRVNRHPKNHPKAIHDSCSEGSCADEECGNVIFQLGVLMLELITGQSSDRQGNDLIEWIQDSCIANSIDKMIDPDLGNNYSSRELQKVLAVARLCIKTRYEPPSFSITHVYRYLQKKIDVAA, from the exons ATGGCCATGGATGATGATCGTCTTCGCTTCAGCCGCAGaatccagtttcttcttcttgcttggCTCCGTCGTTCTCGCTCCG GAAGAATAGAATTTATCAGACGATTTGGATACAAGGATATAGTCAAAGCAACAGAAGGCTTTCGTAAGGTTATTTACAGCAACTATCACGGGTCTGCATACAGAGCCAAATTCAAAGGTGGTGAGGTAGCTTTGGTCAAAGAACTCAATGCTCTCGATCTTGGACGTGAACGGTTTGATGAGGAAGTCCAGCTCTTGGGTCGTTTGCGTCACCGTCATCTCCTCACCCTTCGCGGTTTTTGCATCGGACGAAAGAG GCTGCTAGTGTTTGACAACATTGAAAATGGAAGCTTGAAAGACCACCTCAATG ATCCGCTAAAGACACCTTTGAACTGGAAAACTCGCATCCAGATAGCCATTGGAGTCGCAGCTGCATTG GAATACTTGCTCATCTTCAGCAGTAATGATGCACAGATATATGATGTTTCAGTGAACTCATGTAACATCATGTTGGACGAAAACTTCACCCCAAAA ATTTCAGATATCCGCGTCAACAGGCACCCAAAAAACCATCCCAAAGCAATCCATGATTCTTGCTCTGAAG GATCATGTGCGGATGAGGAATGTGGAAACGTGATATTCCAACTAGGAGTGTTGATGTTAGAGCTGATCACAGGACAATCATCAGACAGACAAGGCAACGACTTGATCGAATGGATACAAGACTCATGCATTGCAAACTCCATTGATAAAATGATTGATCCAGATTTAGGTAACAACTATAGCTCTAGAGAACTCCAGAAAGTTCTAGCCGTGGCTCGACTCTGCATTAAAACGAGGTACGAGCCCCCTTCATTCTCAATTACTCATGTATACCGGTATCTACAGAAGAAGATCGATGTTGCAGCATAA